The following proteins are encoded in a genomic region of Desulfuromonadaceae bacterium:
- a CDS encoding J domain-containing protein, translating into MIACRTLFGADVVLSADFLDYLQPGGAKAAYRRCARETHPDMLPVADTADRQRATHRFRQVNEAYRLLDAYLKERDHGQAAKLPAAESAAQPATGTPTPARTGHYYSGPLPPKPLEFGRYLFYRGKVSFQTLHEALFFQRRQRPNFGSIALRWGWLNEDAAQRLVAPGKVFMRIGERAVGLNLLSPRQVKTLLMYQRSQQTRLGELLVERGCFCHAELELLLAEYRLHNWQYRTAD; encoded by the coding sequence TTGATTGCATGTCGTACGCTCTTTGGTGCGGATGTTGTTTTGTCGGCCGACTTTCTCGATTACCTGCAGCCGGGCGGAGCAAAAGCGGCATATCGCCGGTGTGCCCGGGAGACCCACCCGGACATGTTGCCCGTGGCGGACACTGCTGACCGGCAGCGCGCAACGCACCGCTTTCGCCAGGTGAACGAAGCATACCGTCTGCTCGATGCCTATCTTAAAGAGCGTGATCATGGCCAGGCAGCAAAGCTTCCTGCCGCTGAAAGTGCCGCGCAACCTGCGACCGGAACACCCACCCCTGCGCGAACGGGACATTATTATTCCGGGCCGCTGCCGCCAAAGCCGCTGGAATTCGGTCGTTATCTGTTTTATCGGGGCAAGGTCAGTTTTCAGACCCTGCATGAAGCCCTTTTTTTTCAGCGTCGCCAGCGACCGAACTTCGGAAGCATCGCGTTGCGATGGGGGTGGCTGAATGAGGACGCCGCGCAACGTCTGGTCGCGCCGGGGAAAGTTTTTATGCGGATCGGGGAAAGGGCGGTGGGACTTAATCTGCTGAGCCCGCGCCAGGTAAAAACCCTGCTGATGTACCAGCGTTCCCAACAGACCCGTTTGGGGGAGTTGCTGGTCGAACGGGGCTGTTTCTGTCACGCAGAACTGGAGCTGCTATTGGCCGAATATCGGCTGCACAATTGGCAATATCGCACCGCCGACTGA
- a CDS encoding response regulator: MINHRKPKKLGEIFVENKLLSQVSVDRVLKQAFHLERRFGEVLEDLGLITGSELAHALADQYGVKTIDHLEHIGIDTQLLHLIPVEQAMRCMIFPLKRDTERLALAMIDPTDTRTIAAVEHATGLRVVPYVATKDEIRAEISRHYLHREPHRSETRTVLVVDDDELVRTMLKDFLEEQKYRVLLASDGMEAFKIIIADNPHVVITDMEMPKLNGYGLLSAALAIPELRHTPIILMIGKVKSPEEERTAFEKGFFDVIMKPFSKATIQSRVKRAFHFYDHQYRLY, encoded by the coding sequence ATGATTAATCACAGAAAACCAAAGAAGCTTGGTGAGATTTTTGTCGAAAACAAGCTGCTCTCACAGGTTTCTGTTGATCGGGTTTTGAAACAGGCGTTTCACCTCGAACGCAGGTTCGGCGAGGTACTGGAAGACCTCGGCTTGATCACCGGCAGCGAGTTGGCGCATGCCCTGGCGGATCAATACGGCGTCAAGACGATAGATCACCTCGAACATATCGGTATTGATACGCAGTTGCTGCACCTGATTCCGGTGGAGCAGGCGATGCGCTGTATGATTTTTCCACTAAAACGGGACACTGAGCGATTGGCGCTGGCGATGATTGATCCCACCGACACCAGGACCATTGCCGCAGTCGAACACGCGACCGGTCTGCGCGTCGTTCCCTACGTTGCGACCAAGGATGAGATTCGTGCGGAGATCAGCCGCCATTATTTACATCGGGAGCCACATCGTTCCGAGACAAGAACCGTGCTGGTTGTGGATGATGACGAACTCGTCCGGACGATGTTGAAGGATTTCCTTGAGGAGCAGAAATATCGCGTACTTCTGGCCAGCGATGGGATGGAGGCCTTCAAGATTATCATCGCCGATAATCCGCATGTGGTGATTACCGACATGGAAATGCCGAAGCTCAACGGTTACGGATTGCTCAGCGCAGCACTGGCCATCCCCGAACTCAGGCATACGCCAATCATATTGATGATCGGCAAGGTAAAAAGTCCTGAAGAGGAACGAACGGCCTTTGAAAAAGGTTTTTTTGACGTTATTATGAAGCCGTTTTCCAAGGCGACGATTCAATCTCGCGTCAAGCGAGCGTTTCATTTTTACGATCACCAGTATCGACTCTACTGA
- a CDS encoding TIGR01212 family radical SAM protein (This family includes YhcC from E. coli K-12, an uncharacterized radical SAM protein.), whose product MPEKPYLLFSDHLKETFGERVYKISVDAGFGCPNRRAGRDRSGCIFCAPDGSGAVGIERGRSVREQLECGREVMLGRKTKARKFLAYFQPFSNTWAPPAELRVLYDEALTVADIVGLAVGTRPDCLPPEVLDLLAEYARRTYFWLELGLQSSHDSSLDFIRRGHDYATFLRAYQAAKAHGLRVCVHVILGLPGESRAEILATADEMARLNVDGIKIHLLHVLRGTLLGDLYTAGDIEVLAQEAYVQLAVDFIERLHPATLIHRLTGDGPRELLLAPLWSLNKWEVINAINAEFVRRDSRQGAECRFATANSEEG is encoded by the coding sequence ATGCCTGAAAAACCCTACCTGCTTTTTTCCGATCACCTTAAAGAAACCTTTGGTGAACGAGTGTACAAGATTTCTGTTGATGCCGGATTCGGTTGCCCGAATCGACGTGCTGGCCGGGATCGGTCCGGCTGTATCTTCTGTGCCCCTGATGGTTCCGGTGCGGTCGGGATCGAGCGTGGCCGGTCGGTACGGGAACAGCTTGAATGCGGCCGCGAGGTGATGCTGGGGCGCAAGACCAAAGCGCGTAAATTTCTGGCCTATTTTCAACCATTTTCCAATACCTGGGCACCACCGGCAGAGCTGCGTGTCCTCTATGATGAGGCCCTCACGGTTGCGGACATTGTCGGACTCGCGGTCGGCACCCGCCCCGATTGCCTTCCTCCCGAAGTTCTTGATCTGCTGGCGGAATATGCCCGGCGCACCTATTTCTGGCTGGAGCTCGGCCTTCAGAGCAGTCATGACAGCTCGCTCGATTTTATCCGTCGCGGACATGACTATGCGACCTTTCTGCGCGCTTATCAAGCAGCAAAAGCACATGGTCTGCGGGTGTGTGTCCATGTGATTCTCGGGCTGCCGGGAGAAAGTCGCGCCGAGATCCTCGCCACCGCCGACGAAATGGCGCGACTCAACGTTGACGGGATCAAGATCCACTTGCTCCATGTATTACGCGGCACGCTCCTGGGTGATCTTTATACGGCGGGGGACATCGAAGTGCTGGCGCAGGAGGCCTATGTACAGCTCGCGGTTGACTTCATCGAACGGCTGCATCCCGCCACCCTGATCCACCGCCTGACTGGCGATGGGCCCCGCGAGTTGTTGCTGGCACCGCTGTGGTCGTTGAATAAATGGGAAGTGATCAACGCCATCAATGCCGAGTTTGTGCGGCGGGATTCACGGCAGGGAGCAGAGTGCCGATTTGCGACCGCCAATTCCGAAGAGGGCTAA